From Streptomyces zhihengii, the proteins below share one genomic window:
- the gndA gene encoding NADP-dependent phosphogluconate dehydrogenase, translating into MSGTARIGVTGLAVMGRNLARNFARGGLTVAVHNRTAARTRALVEDFGDEGSFVACESAEEFVAALERPRRLVIMVKAGAATDAVIEEFVPLLEEGDVVIDGGNAHFEDTRRREKALRERGIHFVGAGVSGGEEGALNGPSIMPGGSAESYASLGPLLERIAARAPDGSPCVTHVGPDGAGHFVKMVHNGIEYADMQLIAEAYHLLRSVAGYSPARIAETFRTWNTGRLDSYLIEITAEVLAHTDAATGEPFVDVVADRAEQKGTGRWTVQTALDLGVPVSGIAEAVFARSLSGHAGLRESSRGLPGPEPAALDEKEAARFADRVEQALYASKIVSYTQGFHQVRAGSEEYGWDIDAGAVAAIWRAGCIIRAAFLDRIREAYDARPDMPSLLTDKRFGEEIGAAQDDWREVVATAARQGVPTPGFSAALAYYDALRAERLPAALTQGQRDFFGAHTYRRTDREGAFHTLWAGDRSEVPAD; encoded by the coding sequence ATGAGTGGAACCGCCAGGATCGGTGTCACCGGACTCGCGGTGATGGGCCGCAACCTCGCCCGGAACTTCGCGCGGGGCGGGCTCACCGTCGCCGTGCACAACCGCACGGCGGCCCGCACCCGTGCGCTGGTCGAGGACTTCGGCGACGAGGGGTCGTTCGTCGCCTGCGAGTCGGCGGAGGAGTTCGTCGCGGCGCTGGAACGGCCCCGGCGGCTGGTGATCATGGTCAAGGCCGGGGCCGCGACGGACGCGGTGATCGAGGAGTTCGTGCCCCTGCTGGAGGAGGGTGACGTCGTCATCGACGGCGGCAACGCCCATTTCGAGGACACCCGCCGGCGGGAGAAGGCGCTGCGGGAGCGCGGGATCCACTTCGTCGGGGCCGGGGTGTCCGGCGGCGAGGAGGGCGCGCTCAACGGGCCGAGCATCATGCCGGGCGGCTCGGCCGAGTCCTACGCATCGCTCGGCCCGCTGCTGGAGCGGATCGCCGCCAGGGCACCCGACGGCTCGCCCTGTGTCACCCACGTCGGCCCGGACGGCGCCGGGCACTTCGTGAAGATGGTCCACAACGGCATCGAGTACGCCGACATGCAGCTCATCGCCGAGGCGTACCACCTGCTGCGGTCGGTCGCCGGCTACTCCCCCGCCCGGATCGCGGAGACGTTCCGCACCTGGAACACCGGGCGGCTGGACTCCTATCTGATCGAGATCACGGCGGAGGTGCTGGCGCACACCGACGCCGCGACCGGCGAACCGTTCGTCGACGTCGTGGCCGACCGGGCCGAGCAGAAGGGCACCGGGCGGTGGACCGTGCAGACCGCCCTCGACCTGGGCGTACCGGTGTCGGGGATCGCGGAGGCCGTCTTCGCCCGCTCCCTGTCGGGCCACGCCGGGCTGCGGGAGAGCTCCCGCGGGCTGCCGGGCCCCGAGCCGGCCGCGCTGGACGAGAAGGAGGCGGCGCGCTTCGCCGACCGGGTCGAGCAGGCGCTGTACGCGTCCAAGATCGTCTCGTACACGCAGGGCTTCCACCAGGTGCGGGCGGGCAGCGAGGAGTACGGCTGGGACATCGACGCGGGCGCGGTCGCGGCGATCTGGCGGGCCGGGTGCATCATCCGGGCGGCGTTCCTCGACCGCATCCGCGAGGCGTACGACGCGCGCCCGGACATGCCCAGCCTGCTCACCGACAAGCGGTTCGGCGAGGAGATCGGGGCGGCGCAGGACGACTGGCGCGAGGTGGTGGCCACCGCGGCCCGCCAGGGCGTGCCGACGCCCGGCTTCTCGGCCGCGCTCGCCTACTACGACGCCCTGCGGGCCGAGCGGCTGCCCGCGGCGCTCACGCAGGGGCAGCGCGACTTCTTCGGGGCGCACACCTACCGGCGGACCGACCGTGAGGGGGCGTTCCACACTCTGTGGGCGGGTGACCGCTCGGAGGTGCCCGCGGACTGA
- a CDS encoding SDR family NAD(P)-dependent oxidoreductase — MTLTDDSPVAYGPGIDPERLAVCLSVLDELDKLEIDHPDAIAVRRATAGVYRTVKQRRRQERRAAKTAHDRAVTEATATGSAERIDDETQGLLPSSSAAGEIAGILRRPRSCYICKTRYVEVDAFYHQLCQSCAAENRARRDARADLTGKRALLTGGRAKIGMYIALRLLRDGAHTTITTRFPNDAIRRFKAMPDSDDWIHRLKVVGIDLRDPAQVVALADSVAAEGPLDILINNAAQTVRRSPQAYSELVAAESAPLPAGELPPAQVIGTFGSGAVDSVAALPASAGEGLRAQEITDLALVSGSASLERIAAGTAIDAGGLVPDLHDSNSWIQTVSEVDPVELLEVQLCNSTAPFILISRLRPAMAAAAGRRKYVVNVSAMEGVFSRGYKGAGHPHTNMAKAALNMLTRTSAQEMFDTDGILMTAVDTGWITDERPHPDKMRLAEEGFHAPLDLVDGAARVYDPIVRGESGEDLFGCFLKDYAPANW, encoded by the coding sequence ATGACCCTGACCGACGACAGCCCCGTGGCCTACGGCCCGGGCATCGACCCCGAGCGTCTCGCCGTCTGCCTCAGCGTGCTCGACGAGCTCGACAAGCTGGAGATCGACCACCCCGACGCCATCGCCGTGCGCAGGGCGACCGCCGGTGTCTACCGCACGGTCAAGCAGCGGCGGCGCCAGGAGCGGCGGGCCGCCAAGACCGCGCACGACCGCGCCGTCACCGAGGCCACCGCCACCGGCTCCGCGGAGCGCATCGACGACGAGACCCAGGGCCTGCTGCCCTCGTCCTCGGCCGCCGGGGAGATCGCCGGCATACTCCGGCGTCCCCGCTCCTGCTACATCTGCAAGACCCGCTACGTCGAGGTCGACGCCTTCTACCACCAGCTCTGCCAGTCCTGCGCGGCCGAGAACCGCGCCCGGCGCGACGCCCGCGCCGACCTGACCGGCAAGCGGGCCCTGCTCACCGGCGGCCGGGCCAAGATCGGCATGTACATCGCGCTGCGGCTGCTGCGCGACGGCGCCCACACCACGATCACCACCCGGTTCCCGAACGACGCCATCCGCCGCTTCAAGGCCATGCCGGACAGCGACGACTGGATCCACCGCCTGAAGGTCGTCGGCATCGACCTGCGCGACCCCGCGCAGGTGGTCGCCCTGGCCGACTCGGTGGCCGCCGAGGGCCCGCTCGACATCCTGATCAACAACGCCGCCCAGACGGTGCGCCGCTCCCCCCAGGCGTACAGCGAGCTGGTCGCCGCCGAGTCCGCCCCGCTGCCCGCGGGCGAGCTTCCGCCCGCCCAGGTCATCGGCACCTTCGGCAGCGGCGCCGTGGACTCCGTCGCGGCCCTCCCGGCGTCCGCCGGCGAGGGGCTGCGCGCCCAGGAGATCACCGATCTCGCACTCGTCAGCGGCTCCGCCTCGCTGGAGCGCATCGCCGCCGGCACGGCGATCGACGCGGGCGGCCTGGTGCCCGACCTGCACGACTCCAACAGCTGGATCCAGACGGTCTCGGAGGTCGACCCGGTCGAGCTCCTGGAGGTGCAGCTCTGCAACTCCACCGCACCGTTCATCCTGATCAGCAGGCTGCGCCCGGCCATGGCCGCCGCGGCAGGCCGTCGGAAGTACGTGGTGAACGTCTCCGCGATGGAGGGGGTCTTCAGCCGCGGCTACAAGGGGGCGGGCCACCCGCACACCAACATGGCCAAGGCCGCGCTGAACATGCTGACCCGCACCAGCGCCCAGGAGATGTTCGACACGGACGGCATCCTGATGACGGCCGTGGACACCGGCTGGATCACCGACGAGCGGCCGCACCCCGACAAGATGCGGCTGGCGGAGGAGGGCTTCCACGCGCCCCTCGACCTCGTCGACGGCGCG
- a CDS encoding ROK family protein yields MAERDRRTVRDLRRGNRARVLERVYFGGPASRQELGPATGLSSGSISNVVSELVAEGVLEEAGVVDSDGGRPRTLLRVAPASGLLAGVDIGETRIRVELFDLSLTELARAERPLDRHGYDVERVVAHVRAAVGRVLTDAGADAARLLGIGVGVPGLVEQDPGAGGAVVHGQTIGWDAVPFERLLRTAVDIPDDVPLFIDNGAKTLGQAEMWFGGGRGASTAAVALIGSGVGASVVQAADPDEAARPRALEWGHTTVRIRGRRCRCGAAGCLEAYAGAAALRERWQEAGAEFPADADDETVLAALLAAAFPEDGTAPDARAADLLDETAEYLGAAVADLVNLFCPERVLLGGWAGLLLGPRLLPGVRRHAETYALRHAAARTTIELGRLGPDAVTVGAATLPLSDFLSRGGSRRPPSAPRAPVPEGGIRSLWA; encoded by the coding sequence ATGGCGGAGCGCGACAGACGGACAGTGCGTGACCTGCGGCGGGGGAATCGGGCCAGGGTCCTCGAGCGGGTGTACTTCGGCGGCCCCGCGAGCCGCCAGGAACTCGGGCCGGCCACCGGTCTCAGCTCCGGATCCATCAGCAACGTCGTCTCCGAACTCGTCGCCGAAGGGGTCCTGGAGGAGGCCGGCGTCGTCGACTCCGACGGCGGACGCCCGCGCACGCTGCTGCGGGTGGCCCCCGCCAGCGGCCTGCTCGCCGGCGTGGACATCGGCGAGACCCGGATCCGGGTCGAGCTGTTCGACCTCTCGCTCACCGAACTCGCCCGCGCCGAACGCCCCCTGGACCGGCACGGCTACGACGTGGAGCGGGTGGTGGCCCATGTGCGCGCCGCCGTCGGCCGGGTGCTCACGGACGCCGGCGCGGACGCCGCGCGGCTGCTCGGCATCGGTGTGGGCGTGCCCGGCCTCGTCGAACAGGACCCCGGCGCCGGCGGGGCCGTCGTCCACGGCCAGACCATCGGCTGGGACGCCGTCCCCTTCGAACGGCTGCTGCGCACGGCCGTGGACATCCCGGACGACGTCCCGCTCTTCATCGACAACGGCGCCAAGACACTCGGCCAGGCGGAGATGTGGTTCGGCGGCGGGCGGGGCGCGTCGACCGCGGCCGTCGCCCTGATCGGCTCCGGCGTCGGCGCGTCCGTCGTCCAGGCGGCCGACCCCGACGAGGCCGCCCGCCCGCGGGCCCTGGAGTGGGGGCACACCACCGTGCGCATCCGGGGCCGCCGCTGCCGGTGCGGCGCTGCGGGCTGTCTGGAGGCCTACGCGGGCGCGGCGGCCCTGCGCGAACGCTGGCAGGAGGCGGGCGCCGAGTTCCCCGCCGACGCCGACGACGAGACGGTCCTCGCCGCGCTGCTCGCCGCCGCCTTCCCGGAGGACGGCACCGCCCCGGACGCCCGCGCCGCGGACCTCCTCGACGAGACCGCCGAGTACCTGGGCGCCGCCGTCGCCGATCTGGTGAACCTCTTCTGTCCGGAACGCGTCCTGCTGGGCGGCTGGGCCGGGCTGCTCCTCGGGCCGCGGCTGCTCCCCGGCGTACGCCGTCACGCGGAGACGTACGCGCTGCGCCACGCCGCCGCCCGCACCACGATCGAGCTGGGCAGACTCGGCCCGGACGCGGTGACGGTGGGGGCGGCGACGCTGCCGCTGTCCGACTTCCTCAGCCGTGGCGGCAGCCGACGGCCGCCGAGTGCGCCCCGCGCACCCGTCCCGGAGGGCGGGATCCGGTCACTCTGGGCCTGA
- a CDS encoding RNA polymerase sigma-70 factor, with translation MGKVEEFEELRPLLFSIAYRILGSVGEAEDAVQETWLRFDASPTRPVSVKAFLSATVTRIAIDVLRSARVRREEYVGPWLPEPLLRDPYEDPARAAELADSVSMAALLLLERLSPLERSVFVLREVFAFGFDEIASTVGRSEAACRQLLVRARRHMNEGRPRFEADRRERQELAKRFFAALSQGDVDGLRGLLSADVQLVGDGGGKAPQLARAVVGAENVARLLAGVYPLMMRVDVTFEPHEVNGRPGAVFRDREGKVLHILALDMLDGRIQTIRSVINPDKLGHLGPVADAWAVDREVRRTRRRAAGGSE, from the coding sequence GTGGGCAAGGTGGAGGAGTTCGAAGAGCTGCGGCCTCTGCTGTTCTCGATCGCGTACCGGATCCTGGGCAGCGTGGGCGAGGCGGAGGACGCGGTGCAGGAGACATGGCTGCGCTTCGACGCCTCGCCGACGAGGCCCGTGTCGGTCAAGGCGTTCCTGTCGGCGACGGTCACCCGCATCGCCATCGACGTCCTGCGTTCGGCCCGGGTGCGGCGGGAGGAGTACGTCGGGCCGTGGCTGCCCGAGCCGCTGCTGAGGGACCCCTACGAGGACCCGGCACGTGCGGCGGAGCTGGCCGACTCGGTGTCGATGGCGGCGCTGCTGCTCCTGGAGCGGCTCAGCCCGCTGGAGCGGTCCGTCTTCGTGCTGCGGGAGGTGTTCGCCTTCGGCTTCGACGAGATCGCCTCGACGGTGGGGCGCTCGGAGGCGGCGTGCCGTCAGCTTCTGGTCCGGGCGCGTCGCCACATGAACGAGGGACGGCCCCGGTTCGAGGCGGACCGGCGGGAGCGACAGGAACTGGCGAAGCGGTTCTTCGCGGCACTGTCGCAAGGGGACGTGGACGGTCTGCGGGGTCTGCTCTCCGCCGATGTCCAGCTCGTGGGCGACGGCGGCGGCAAGGCCCCGCAGCTTGCCAGGGCCGTCGTCGGCGCCGAGAACGTGGCCAGGCTGCTGGCCGGCGTCTACCCGCTGATGATGCGGGTCGACGTCACGTTCGAGCCGCACGAGGTCAACGGCCGGCCCGGCGCCGTCTTCCGCGACCGGGAGGGCAAGGTCCTCCACATCCTCGCCCTCGACATGCTCGACGGACGCATCCAGACCATCCGCTCGGTCATCAACCCCGACAAGCTCGGCCACCTCGGACCGGTCGCCGACGCCTGGGCCGTCGACCGGGAGGTGAGGCGGACCCGCAGGCGCGCCGCCGGCGGATCGGAGTGA
- a CDS encoding transglycosylase family protein: protein MAGTGRHRRYQPSRLNRASLTVTAGGAGMALPLVGAGTADAASLDTWEKVAACESTGNWSVNTGNGYYGGLQFSQSTWEAYGGTRYAPRADLASRDQQIAVAEKVLEGQGPKAWPSCSQRAGLARGGDAPGVVPASHTTQRPAAKATPTTVPTQREGYTVARGDSLSGIAERQGVDGGWQRLYEQNRRTVGDDPDLIFPGQRLVLRAPAKADRPDTGRPAAGKTAEKPAGKPAAKPKQQAPESEPKPEAKPKQQAPKPATEAPKPKPKTQQTKTRTEEKSRSGFSAPVSSGPSTAYRKSGSSWSSGYHTGVDFPVATGTSVKAVTSGKVVSAGWAGAYGYEVVIRHHDGRYSQYAHLSALNVRAGQQVSAGQRIARSGSTGNSTGPHLHFEIRTGPGYGSDIDPLAYLRSGGVSI, encoded by the coding sequence ATGGCCGGAACCGGTCGACACCGTCGATATCAGCCGAGTCGCCTCAACAGGGCGTCACTCACGGTCACGGCCGGCGGAGCGGGCATGGCCCTGCCGCTGGTCGGAGCCGGCACCGCGGACGCGGCGTCCCTGGACACCTGGGAGAAGGTCGCCGCCTGCGAGTCGACCGGCAACTGGTCGGTCAACACGGGCAACGGGTACTACGGCGGGCTCCAGTTCAGCCAGTCCACGTGGGAGGCCTACGGCGGCACCCGGTACGCCCCGCGCGCCGACCTCGCCTCCCGGGACCAGCAGATCGCCGTCGCCGAGAAGGTGCTGGAGGGCCAGGGCCCCAAGGCGTGGCCCTCCTGCTCGCAGCGGGCCGGTCTCGCGCGCGGCGGTGACGCCCCCGGCGTCGTGCCGGCCTCGCACACCACCCAGCGCCCGGCGGCCAAGGCGACCCCGACCACGGTGCCCACCCAGCGCGAGGGCTACACGGTCGCGCGCGGCGACTCGCTGTCGGGCATCGCCGAGCGGCAGGGCGTGGACGGCGGCTGGCAGCGTCTCTACGAGCAGAACCGCCGGACGGTCGGCGACGACCCGGACCTCATCTTCCCCGGCCAGCGGCTGGTGCTGCGCGCCCCGGCCAAGGCCGACCGCCCCGACACCGGCCGTCCCGCCGCCGGGAAGACGGCGGAGAAGCCGGCCGGCAAGCCGGCCGCGAAGCCGAAGCAGCAGGCGCCCGAGTCCGAGCCGAAGCCCGAGGCCAAGCCGAAGCAGCAGGCGCCCAAGCCCGCCACCGAGGCCCCGAAGCCCAAACCGAAGACGCAGCAGACGAAGACGCGCACGGAGGAGAAGAGCCGCTCCGGCTTCAGCGCCCCCGTCAGCTCCGGGCCGTCCACCGCCTACCGCAAGTCGGGCAGCTCCTGGTCGAGCGGCTACCACACCGGCGTCGACTTCCCCGTCGCCACCGGCACCTCGGTGAAGGCGGTCACCTCGGGCAAGGTCGTCTCGGCGGGCTGGGCCGGCGCGTACGGCTACGAGGTGGTCATCCGCCACCACGACGGCCGCTACAGCCAGTACGCCCACCTCTCGGCCCTGAACGTGCGCGCGGGCCAGCAGGTGTCAGCGGGGCAGCGCATCGCCCGCTCGGGATCCACCGGCAACAGCACCGGACCGCATCTGCACTTCGAGATCCGGACCGGGCCCGGCTACGGCTCCGACATCGACCCGCTCGCCTACCTCCGGTCCGGCGGCGTGTCGATCTGA
- a CDS encoding cytochrome P450 family protein, which translates to MPEQRILVLDPTASDPDAEHRALRGRGAATQVDILGVRAWSVSDPVLLKQLLTSKEVSKDGRAHWPAFAETVTTWPLALWIAVENMFTAYGADHSRLRRMIAPALSARRAAALRDDVEGIVTGILDDLGTLPDGATVDLRERLAYPLPIAVIGKLMGVPSDRRAEFRAVVDNVFATHLTAEEQAANTAALYGLMDGLIQVKRAEPGEDMTSLLIASRDDEGDGSALGDAELRDTLMISAGYETTANVIDQALTTLLSDPQQLAHVREGRCTWQDVVEETLRHQPAVKHLPLRYARTDIPLPDGQRIRAGEAILASYAAANRHPDWHPDADRFDATRPGKDHLAFGHGVHFCLGAPLARLEVATALRLFFERFPDARLTTERDALERLPSLISNGHASVPVRLRPAASG; encoded by the coding sequence GTGCCCGAACAGCGGATTCTCGTCCTCGATCCCACCGCGTCCGACCCGGACGCCGAGCACCGGGCCCTGCGCGGACGCGGGGCGGCCACGCAGGTCGACATCCTCGGGGTGCGCGCCTGGTCCGTGTCCGATCCCGTCCTTCTCAAGCAGCTTCTGACGAGCAAGGAGGTCTCCAAGGACGGCCGCGCCCACTGGCCGGCGTTCGCCGAGACCGTCACCACCTGGCCGCTGGCGCTGTGGATCGCGGTGGAGAACATGTTCACCGCCTACGGCGCCGACCACAGCCGCTTACGGCGGATGATCGCCCCCGCGCTCTCGGCCCGGCGCGCCGCCGCCCTCCGGGACGACGTCGAGGGGATCGTGACCGGCATCCTCGACGACCTCGGCACACTCCCGGACGGTGCCACGGTCGACCTGCGCGAACGCCTCGCGTACCCGCTCCCGATCGCCGTCATCGGCAAGCTGATGGGCGTCCCGTCCGACCGGCGCGCCGAGTTCCGCGCCGTGGTGGACAACGTGTTCGCCACCCATCTCACCGCCGAGGAGCAGGCCGCCAACACCGCCGCGCTCTACGGCCTGATGGACGGGCTGATCCAGGTCAAGCGTGCCGAGCCCGGCGAGGACATGACCTCGCTCCTGATCGCCTCCCGCGACGACGAGGGCGACGGCTCGGCGCTCGGTGACGCCGAACTGCGCGACACCCTGATGATCAGCGCCGGCTACGAGACCACCGCCAACGTCATCGACCAGGCGCTGACCACCCTGCTGTCGGACCCCCAGCAGCTCGCCCATGTCCGGGAGGGCCGCTGCACCTGGCAGGACGTCGTCGAGGAGACACTGCGGCACCAGCCCGCGGTCAAGCACCTCCCGCTGCGCTACGCGCGCACCGACATCCCCCTCCCCGACGGGCAGCGGATCAGGGCGGGCGAGGCGATCCTCGCCTCCTACGCCGCCGCCAACCGCCACCCCGACTGGCACCCGGACGCCGACCGCTTCGACGCCACGCGCCCCGGCAAGGACCACCTCGCCTTCGGGCACGGCGTCCACTTCTGCCTCGGCGCTCCCCTCGCCCGGCTCGAAGTCGCCACCGCCCTGCGCCTGTTCTTCGAGCGCTTCCCCGACGCGCGGCTCACCACGGAGCGCGACGCCCTGGAGAGGCTGCCGAGTCTGATCAGCAACGGACACGCCTCCGTACCCGTGCGGCTGCGCCCGGCGGCGAGCGGTTGA
- the panD gene encoding aspartate 1-decarboxylase, with amino-acid sequence MLRTMFKSKIHRATVTQADLHYVGSVTVDRDLMDAADLLPGELVHIVDITNGARLETYVIEGERGSGVIGINGAAAHLVHPGDLVILISYAQVEDAEARALVPSVVHVDAENRIVALGGDAAEPVPGGDTVRPPHAVV; translated from the coding sequence ATGCTTCGCACCATGTTCAAGTCCAAGATCCACCGCGCCACCGTCACCCAGGCCGATCTCCACTACGTCGGGTCCGTCACCGTCGACCGGGATCTGATGGACGCCGCCGATCTGCTGCCCGGCGAGCTCGTGCACATCGTCGACATCACCAACGGCGCGCGCCTGGAGACCTATGTCATCGAGGGCGAGCGCGGCAGCGGCGTGATCGGGATCAACGGGGCGGCGGCGCATCTCGTGCACCCCGGGGACCTGGTCATCCTGATCAGCTACGCGCAGGTCGAGGACGCCGAGGCGCGCGCGCTCGTCCCGAGCGTCGTGCACGTGGACGCGGAGAACCGGATCGTGGCGCTCGGGGGTGACGCCGCCGAGCCGGTGCCCGGCGGCGACACGGTCCGTCCCCCGCACGCAGTGGTCTAG
- a CDS encoding MBL fold metallo-hydrolase, which yields MTIHRIGHEISVLGDHLEVAGIGFLPVNAFVLHAAEPVVVDTGLGLPDRDFLNTLGSVVDPEDVRWIWLSHPDRDHTGGLFSLLASAPRARVVTTFAGAGIMSTERPLPLDRIFLLNPGQCLDVGDRLLHAFRPPLFDNPATIGFWDEKSGACFSSDCFGAPMPSPDLAEGDSAGDVKEGDLRTAQLLWATVDSPWVHLVDPGRYAETLVPLRVMEPEIVLSTHLPPAAGLAPRMLDTLALAPGADPFIGPDQHALEEMLAAFEPGRAG from the coding sequence ATGACCATTCACCGGATCGGACACGAGATCTCCGTGCTGGGCGACCACCTGGAGGTCGCCGGGATCGGATTCCTCCCGGTCAACGCCTTCGTCCTGCACGCCGCCGAGCCCGTCGTCGTCGACACCGGTCTCGGCCTGCCCGACCGGGACTTCCTGAACACCCTCGGGTCGGTCGTCGACCCCGAGGACGTCCGCTGGATCTGGCTGAGCCACCCGGACCGCGACCACACCGGCGGCCTGTTCTCCCTGCTGGCGTCCGCGCCCCGGGCCCGGGTCGTCACCACCTTCGCCGGCGCGGGCATCATGTCGACCGAGCGCCCGCTGCCCCTCGACCGGATCTTCCTGCTCAACCCGGGCCAGTGCCTCGACGTGGGGGACCGGCTGCTGCACGCCTTCCGGCCGCCGCTGTTCGACAACCCTGCCACCATCGGCTTCTGGGACGAGAAGTCCGGGGCCTGCTTCAGCTCCGACTGCTTCGGCGCCCCGATGCCCTCCCCGGACCTCGCCGAGGGCGACAGCGCGGGGGACGTCAAGGAGGGTGACCTGCGGACCGCCCAATTGCTCTGGGCGACCGTGGACAGCCCCTGGGTCCACCTCGTCGACCCCGGCCGGTACGCCGAGACGCTGGTCCCGCTGCGCGTGATGGAGCCGGAGATCGTGCTCAGCACCCACCTCCCGCCGGCCGCCGGCCTCGCGCCGCGGATGCTGGACACCCTCGCCCTGGCGCCCGGCGCGGACCCCTTCATCGGCCCCGACCAGCACGCGCTGGAGGAGATGCTCGCCGCGTTCGAACCGGGGCGCGCGGGATAG
- a CDS encoding class I SAM-dependent methyltransferase codes for MRDDTPHETRRVRLSRTFDEDAELYDRARPGYPPELFDALHALAGTGPGCRVLEVGAGTGKATVPLAARGCRITAVELGADMAAVARRNLAAYEAVEVVTADFETWPLPGDPFDAVVAATAFHWIDPAVRMTRAADALRPGGALAVVSTQHVAGGSEEFFAEVQRCYERFDPATPPGLRPPAADDVDTSDHAAEAARSGRFGPVERRRWQWELTYTTEEYLRLLRTYSNHRALPPEALAGLLSCVAALIDGRHAGRVTKRHLTELRVSRTL; via the coding sequence ATGCGCGACGACACCCCGCACGAGACCCGCCGCGTTCGTCTGAGCCGGACCTTCGACGAGGACGCGGAGCTGTACGACCGGGCCAGACCCGGGTACCCGCCGGAGCTGTTCGACGCCCTGCACGCACTGGCCGGTACCGGACCGGGGTGCCGGGTCCTGGAGGTGGGGGCGGGCACCGGCAAGGCCACCGTGCCGCTGGCCGCACGCGGATGCCGGATCACCGCCGTCGAACTCGGCGCGGACATGGCCGCCGTCGCCCGGCGGAACCTGGCCGCGTACGAGGCCGTGGAGGTGGTGACCGCGGACTTCGAGACCTGGCCGCTGCCCGGCGACCCCTTCGACGCGGTCGTCGCGGCCACGGCCTTCCACTGGATCGACCCCGCCGTCCGCATGACCCGGGCCGCCGACGCGCTGCGGCCCGGCGGTGCCCTCGCCGTGGTCTCCACCCAGCATGTGGCGGGCGGCAGCGAGGAGTTCTTCGCCGAGGTCCAGCGCTGCTACGAACGCTTCGACCCGGCCACACCCCCGGGCCTGCGGCCCCCCGCCGCGGACGACGTCGACACCTCGGACCACGCGGCGGAGGCCGCCCGCAGCGGACGCTTCGGCCCCGTCGAACGCCGGCGCTGGCAGTGGGAGCTGACCTACACCACCGAGGAGTACCTGCGGCTGCTGCGCACCTACTCCAACCACCGCGCCCTGCCGCCGGAGGCCCTGGCGGGCCTGCTGAGCTGCGTCGCGGCCCTGATCGACGGCCGCCACGCCGGCCGGGTCACCAAGCGCCACCTCACCGAGCTGCGGGTGTCGCGGACCCTCTGA
- a CDS encoding carboxymuconolactone decarboxylase family protein: MDARLVYFASPTAGKALKYFMAAGREIKDSPLPAATQELVALRVSQINGCAACLDMHTKEAAAAGETAVRLHLVPVWREATVFTGAERAALELAEQGTRVADAAGGVDDEVWARAAEHYDEEQLTALVMLISFMNAVNRLNVITRQPAGDYRVGQFH, from the coding sequence ATGGACGCGCGACTCGTCTACTTCGCCAGCCCGACCGCGGGCAAGGCCCTCAAGTACTTCATGGCGGCAGGCCGGGAGATCAAGGACTCACCGCTGCCGGCCGCCACCCAGGAACTCGTGGCCCTGCGGGTGAGCCAGATCAACGGCTGCGCCGCCTGCCTCGACATGCACACCAAGGAGGCCGCCGCCGCGGGCGAGACCGCGGTCCGGCTGCACCTGGTCCCCGTGTGGCGGGAGGCCACGGTCTTCACCGGGGCCGAGCGTGCCGCGCTGGAGCTGGCCGAGCAGGGGACCCGGGTCGCGGACGCGGCGGGAGGCGTCGACGACGAGGTGTGGGCACGGGCCGCGGAGCACTACGACGAGGAGCAGCTCACGGCACTGGTCATGCTGATCTCGTTCATGAACGCGGTGAACCGGCTGAACGTCATCACCCGGCAGCCGGCCGGGGATTACCGGGTCGGGCAGTTCCACTGA